A window of the Apium graveolens cultivar Ventura unplaced genomic scaffold, ASM990537v1 ctg2955, whole genome shotgun sequence genome harbors these coding sequences:
- the LOC141700811 gene encoding uncharacterized protein LOC141700811 yields MPRHRSNTDEGAHMMTQLADTLATLVGNQQNGPRSLISEFKRLTPPVFEGSTNPSEVDKWLQEMEKIFELLGSTDEQKFNLASYQLQGSAYDWWLIEKRCSENNEEEASRAYTWETFKESFKEKYFPRTVRAKLECDFIRLEQGEKQTVSEYEAEFARLAKYMPTLVAGEISRARRFEEGLRNEIKRHVAAFELNSYKMVLNKALIVERG; encoded by the coding sequence ATGCCTCGTCATAGAAGTAACACTGATGAAGGTGCGCACATGATGACTCAATTGGCAGACACATTGGCGACATTGGTAGGGAACCAGCAAAATGGACCTAGGAGTTTGATATCTGAATTTAAGAGGCTAACTCCTCCAGTTTTTGAAGGATCTACAAATCCTTCAGAAGTGGATAAGTGGCTACAAGAGATGGAGAAGATTTTTGAGTTACTAGGAAGTACGGACGAGCAGAAGTTTAATTTGGCAAGCTACCAACTCCAAGGAAGTGCTTACGACTGGTGGCTAATAGAGAAAAGATGCAGTGAAAATAATGAAGAAGAGGCTTCCAGAGCATACACTTGGGAAACTTTTAAGGAGTCATTTAAGGAGAAGTATTTTCCCAGGACGGTACGAGCTAAGTTGGAGTGCGATTTTATAAGGTTGGAACAAGGAGAAAAGCAAACTGTCTCGGAATATGAGGCTGAATTCGCCCGTTTGGCTAAGTATATGCCAACTTTGGTGGCGGGCGAGATTAGTAGGGCACGTAGATTTGAGGAAGGATTACGTAATGAGATTAAGAGGCATGTGGCTGCTTTTGAGCTAAACAGCTACAAGATGGTGTTGAACAAGGCTTTAATAGTCGAGAGGGGCTAG
- the LOC141700812 gene encoding uncharacterized protein LOC141700812, producing MDKTWILQDRDSLAFEMGVENFLIYAEENSEDRNKIPCPCGRCTNFKKFSIKTIRGHIYDNGFCLGYVHWVWYGETASTGPKSSSASCPPEEQAPDPPPEQASDEASEQDQEHVAASETVDVCEAAYNSSQYDNDSYQFRRFVADAEQPLYEGSDCTKLESMLKLHNWKSRFGITDSAFTDLLSSVGSLLPKDNVLPSNAYEAKKTLSNLGLEYIKFHSCPNDYVLYRGVHADATKCPKCRLSRWKLIKKGEERINLPAKVMWYFSIIPRFKRMFKSPSTAKLMCWHAQQRTQDGKMRHPADSPSWKNIDYRWPSFGSEPRNLPLALSADGVNPHNNGLSNRYSCWPVILVTYNLPPWLCMKRKFMMLSILVPGPHEPGNNIDIYLQPMIDDLKKLWKEGEPNMYDAYNKSFFTLKAVLMWMINDFPAYGNLSG from the coding sequence atggataagacatggatTTTGCAAGATAGGGATTCTTTAGCATTTGAAATGGGGGTGGAAAACTTCTTGATATATGCTGAAGAAAATTCTGAAGATCGTAACAAAATTCCTTGCCCTTGTGGACGATGCaccaattttaaaaaattctctaTAAAAACAATCAGGGGCCATATCTATGATAATGGCTTTTGTCTAGGTTATGTGCATTGGGTTTGGTACGGGGAGACTGCTTCTACGGGTCCTAAATCTTCAAGTGCTAGTTGTCCACCTGAAGAGCAAGCTCCAGACCCACCTCCTGAGCAAGCCTCTGATGAAGCGTCAGAGCAAGATCAGGAGCATGTCGCTGCTTCAGAAACTGTTGATGTTTGTGAAGCGGCATATAACTCGAGTCAATATGATAATGATTCATATCAGTTTAGGAGGTTCGTAGCCGATGCTGAGCAACCTCTATATGAGGGTAGTGACTGTACTAAGTTAGAGTCGATGTTGAAGTTGCATAACTGGAAATCTAGGTTTGGTATTACCGATAGTGCCTTCACTGACCTCCTTTCTTCTGTTGGGTCTCTACTTCCCAAAGATAATGTGTTACCTAGTAATGCATATGAAGCAAAAAAAACCCTTTCCAATTTAGGTCTAGAGTATATAAAGTTCCATTCATGTCCAAATGACTATGTACTGTACAGGGGTGTACATGCTGATGCAACCAAGTGTCCTAAGTGTCGACTTTCTCGGTGGAAGTTGATAAAGAAAGGTGAAGAGAGGATTAATCTTCCAGCCAAAGTCATGTGGTATTTTTCAATAATTCCTAGATTTAAACGTATGTTTAAATCTCCTTCCACCGCTAAACTAATGTGTTGGCATGCGCAACAGCGGACACAAGATGGTAAAATGCGACATCCAGCCGACTCTCCATCTTGGAAAAATATAGATTATAGGTGGCCATCCTTTGGCAGTGAACCGAGAAACCTTCCCTTGGCTTTATCGGCGGATGGTGTAAACCCGCACAATAATGGCCTATCTAATAGATATAGTTGCTGGCCAGTCATATTGGTGACTTATAATCTTCCTCCCTGGTTATGTATGAAAAGAAAATTTATGATGTTGTCGATATTGGTCCCTGGCCCGCATGAGCCTGGTAATAACATCGACATCTACTTACAACCGATGATTGATGATTTAAAAAAGCTTTGGAAGGAAGGGGAACCAAATATGTATGACGCGtataacaaatcatttttcactttaaaagcaGTTTTAATGTGGATGATAAATGACTTCCCTGCTTACGGAAATTTATCTGGCTGA